The following are encoded in a window of Ranitomeya variabilis isolate aRanVar5 chromosome 6, aRanVar5.hap1, whole genome shotgun sequence genomic DNA:
- the OSBPL1A gene encoding oxysterol-binding protein-related protein 1 isoform X5: MSDEKKPGGGDTTSNGIKKHRTTLPSPMFSRNDFSIWSILRKCIGMELSKITMPVIFNEPLSFLQRLSEYMEHTYLIHKANQCTDQMERMQCVAAFAVSAVASQWERTGKPFNPLLGETYELVRDDLGFRLISEQVSHHPPVSAFHAEGLSNDFVFHGSIYPKLKFWGKSVEAEPKGIITLELLKHNEAYTWTNPTCCVHNIIVGKLWIEQYGNMEITNHKTGDKCILNFKPCGLFGKELHKVEGYIQDKSKKKLSALYGKWTECLYSIDPTSFDTFKKNDKKNGDDKKSSKQSGNTEEIDEMPLPDSESVQVIPGSTLLWRIAPRPSNSAQMYNFTHFAMALNESDKGMEKSIPKTDCRLRPDIRAMENGDIDTASEEKKRLEEKQRAARKNRSKSDEDWKTRWFHQGPNPHNNAQDWLYCGKYWDRNYTYLPDIY, translated from the exons AACGACTTTGCCGTCCCCAATGTTTTCCAGAAATGATTTCAGTATTTGGAGTATTTTAAGAAAGTGCATTGGAATG GAATTATCCAAGATCACAATGCCTGTAATTTTCAATGAGCCGCTGAGCTTTCTACAACGCCTGTCAGAATATATGGAGCACACGTATCTCATCCATAAAGCAAATCAATGTACAGACCAGATGGAAAGAATGCAG TGTGTTGCTGCCTTCGCCGTCTCAGCGGTTGCATCGCAGTGGGAACGCACAGGGAAACCATTCAACCCACTTCTTGGTGAAACCTATGAATTAGTTCG TGATGATCTTGGATTTAGACTCATTTCTGAACAGGTCAGCCACCATCCACCTGTTAGCGCTTTCCATGCGGAAGGTCTTTCCAATGACTTTGTATTTCATGGATCAATCTATCCAAAACTAAAGTTCTGGGGCAAGAGCGTTGAAGCTGAACCCAAAGGAATAATAACACTGGAACTTCTTAA GCACAATGAGGCTTATACATGGACAAACCCTACTTGCTGTGTACATAATATAATAGTTGGCAAGCTGTGGATTGAGCAGTATGGCAATATGGAAATTACTAATCACAA GACTGGTGATAAATGCATACTAAATTTTAAGCCTTGTGGCCTGTTTGGGAAGGAATTACACAAAGTGGAAGGATACATTCAGGACAAGAG CAAAAAGAAGCTTTCTGCTCTGTATGGAAAGTGGACAGAGTGTCTCTATAGTATTGATCCTACTTCATttgacacatttaaaaaaaatgacaagaAGAATGGAGACGATAAGAAAAGCTCAAAACAG TCTGGAAATACTGAGGAGATTGATGAAATGCCGTTACCAGACTCTGAGAGCGTACAAGTTATTCCCGGGAGTACCCTGCTATGGCGAATAGCCCCTCGACCATCCAATTCTGCACAG ATGTATAACTTCACCCACTTCGCTATGGCCTTGAATGAATCTGATAAAGGCATGGAAAAAAGTATACCAAAGACAGACTGCAGACTGCGTCCTGATATTAGGGCAATGGAAAATGGAGATATTG ACACAGCAAGTGAAGAAAAGAAAAGACTAGAAGAAAAACAAAGAGCCGCTCGGAAGAATCGTTCTAAGTCAGATGAAGACTGGAAAACAAG gtgGTTTCACCAAGGCCCTAATCCTCACAACAATGCGCAGGACTGGCTTTACTGTGGGAAGTACTGGGACAGAAATTACACATACCTTCC